TAATCAAACTACTGCAAACCCTGAATATGTCTACATAAAAccaagttattttcaaaaaacttttctttttttcataaaagATGTTTATATCACAGTAAGTGTTCAAAGTCCTCTACCTTAGCATTCATGATGGTTGAATTGACAACAACTGACGCGGCCAAAACATTGTCAGAGAAGAGTGCATAATGGTAGAGAGTTGGATTTTCCAGATTCTCACTTTTGGGaaactttcttttttctatcgGAAGAAGATGGTAATCTATGGTTAAGTGCATAGATAAGCAGTGTATCCCTTTTGGAATAGTCTTGGCCCCTAACTGGCTCAGGAACGTGCTCTGCTTCTTCAGGCTCCTAACTTGCTCATCCGCTGACTGAAGCATTGCTCGCAGCTTCCCAGTGACAAGCTTGCAATCATAGAGTTGTTCTCTGGCTTTTGAGAGCACTTGCCCCATGGTTCTAATTTTCTCAGGTACACTGTGTGGCAAATATTTTGGTCACAGTAGAATGAGAACCATAAATATATAGGATAAGATGAGGAGAGTAATGCATGTATGAGAACATTATATTCATGCTACCTGCGAGGTAGATCAGAATCAACAGTTGCCTCCCCTAAAGCACGGTGACTTTCTTTGAGCCGGCTTTGTAGTTCTTGGCTCAATTCATGCTTTTTCGTCATATTTGCTAGGCTTATATATACCCTGGCCATAATCATTTGATCTCGCATTAGGCGGACTCTTGAATCAgcattctcattttcattttctttcctccaTATGTTGTACTTCCCCAGAACTGCTGACTCAACTGATTTGGAACGTTCAATAGCCACAGTTTCAAGCTTTAAATTTACTTCATCATCTTGTTTTAGCAAGTCTGCTGCACGCTTTTCACGTCTTTTCTCTCTCAGTTCCTGCAGAATAGATTAAACAGATCAATACTGAATAAAAAAGTGTCTCAGTTAAGAAAGATAGAGACGTGTTGAAGATATCCACGTGACACAAAAAGGGCATATCTCCACTGCATGAGGATCCCTACTTTGTGAGGGTTGAGGGGGTTGTTTTTGTTCACAGCCTCACCCATGCTTTGCAAAGGGGCTGTTTCCATGACTTGAACCCATGACCGTTCAATCACAAATAGAGCAACCTTACTGTTGTTACTTGCATTGACACAAAGTATGTGAAGTATGCACCAAGAATATTTACCCTTCTTACTAGTTTTGCAGGAATATCATCAAATTGAGAAAAAGCCCCTGTAAGGACAAAAAGTTCAGCTTCACATAAAGGATTAAGCTAGGCAGTTAAAATATTAAGAGCCAGGGGAGACAATGCCACCTGAAGAATCATCCTGTTTGCGTCTGGAAGTTTCTTGTTTGTTGTTTGCAGGTATTGGGCTACCCTTTAAGAGAAATTGGAAAATATATACACCAGAAGTCAAAAACAGTATGTTGAcattggataaaaaaatatcagTCAAAAGAAGAAGCATAGTTTTGAACTAAAGGCTCATCCTGACCTGAACAGCACTAGCATTGTTCTTAAGCACAGGTTCCACCCCAATAACTTTCCAGGAAGCAGACAAGTTTCTCATTCTGAAAACATCCAGACTCAGAGGTCCCAAATCATTTGTGCTGTCTGTGATGACATCAATCACCTAACAACCATGTTTAGTTAGTGCACCACTTGAGgggaaaaaatgttaaaaagtaagaaaatgaATACTTGTAAAAAGTTAGAATCTGGAGGAAAAATAATGGTATAAAAGAATTTCATTATATCAAAACTTGCCTCCTTGGAAAAGAGGGATTTCACATGTTGTAAAGCAAGCCTTTGTCTCCAACCTAAGTCCTGCACGCTTGATATTTTTACTCAGTGAATAAGAGAAGCAGCTTGAAATCacagtcaaaatatatataagcagCAAATGCATACCACTTCATGGGAACCAgggaaaatatcattttgacctgCAGAAGAAGAAACTTAGTTAAAACAACAATATTTAGAAAAAGTGAAAGAAATAATAGACAGAGCAGCTATCAAAATGAAATTGTTTTTTGAGCAGATCTCCAATCTATAATTTCAAGAGATAAGTCATATTGGCATTGGAGAACATCATAGCATAAGTCATGCATCAGCTAACATCTTAAAacatttaaaatctcattattcATTGGAAAGCAAGTAAACAATAACAAATTTGATGAATAAGCAATTTATTAACCCATCTTATACATATGCACCAAGCAATTTGTTCAACCATCTTATGTATGCATACCAagcaacaacaatcacaagccttaatcccaatAGGTGGCtttagctacatgaattctaggcATCCAACCATCTCTATTTAAAGCCATATCCTTTGTGCAACCATTATATCCCATATCATGTTTAAGGGTTTCCCACTAAGTTTTTTTTCAGTCTGCCTCTCCCTCTTTAGATATGAACTTCTAACATTTCATCTATTCACTTCACATGTGCGTTTATTGATCTTATCATATGTCCTAACCATCTTAGTTGCTTCTCccgcatcttatcttcaataggcgCCCCTCAACCTTAGTATGTCTATGAATaatcttgtttcttattttgtctACTTTTGTATGACTGCACATGCACTGTAACATTCTCATCTcagttatgtttaaattttacaCATGTTAGTACTtaattgcccaacattctaagccatacaaTAAAGATGCGTCAGGAACCCTAATGTTCTATAAAAggatttctttcattttgtatGGCAGTTATGCAAGCAGTTGTACTTTACAAGCTGCTGCTTGACATGTACCTTGTAATTGGCTTGGCGCCAACTTCAAACTGCTACTGGGATTAGTGTATAAACAGCTAATCCAGCCTAATGAGAACTATCCAAGAATTACCAGTCCAATTCCgatctctctgtctctgtctctgtctctgtctctctctctctcacctgtTCTTCTTATCTCCCTCCATTCTCCTCTCATTTCTTCCCCCAAACATATTCTCTTCTGTGTAGTCTTGTATTGTGAAAGAATGATAGTGGAAAATCAGTTTGCAGGTGATTATAGTTTCAAAGTAAATCAGTATCTCATGTCATTTGTATGTCTTGAATTCAAGTTGTAATTTACTAACTGAAGAAAGGAATTCACTTATATTTTATGCTACTCAACATTCAGATGCTCTACACCTCAGCATTTGAAATTGACAACTTAATCCTAGGTTTTTGTCAGTAAGTGGAATAGAACTGATGGTCAGCACATAGGAAATCTTTCAGAAACCGTGCACCCCAATATCATCCAAACAGAAGGGCAACTTTTCCTTTCATGGCAAACCGAAAGCCACAACGCCACAATTATGCAGTTTCTTCCACAAACCCTTGGTGAGAAATTTCTAGATTTATACGCAACCCAATGACATAGTAGTCAAAGACTAATCATTTGCATCCACGCATTCGGGAAAATACTAAACATTTGTCAAAGAAggcaattaattttttgaattccaACCATAAACTCCTTGAAACCCAATATACCAAGGCAAATACCAACCCATACATCATTGGAATAACATAATATTCATGCAATTGTAGTAAGCCAATTAGGCAATACTATAAAACAAAATTAGGTAAGTTCAACGTCCAAGATATATAGAATTAAACAAATTAGACAAGCCATTGTCAGTACTGAGAGGGGTCtttaaaatgataataaaatcttcatttccctccaaaaaacaaaaaaaaaaaaaaagacaaaaaatgtgTACGCACTGACCAATTGAAGTCGAAGTATTAAGCCCTCGTCCGACCAAGAAAGCCAGCAGCGCGAGCAGCGAGAAGAATACGAGAATTGCAACGAACGACCGAGATCTGCCGCCGCCTCTGTTCCTTGCCATTCCCGAAAGCCCCTTCCTGATTGGCATTTGCCTCTCAAAAACCCGCAATTCAGTGACCAGAGGAACTAGAATAAGCGCAAGAAGTAAATTCAAGAATGTCtagacacagagagagagagggagaattctTGAAATGTGGTATGATTTCTAGTTGAAATCCATGCGCGagtgtgagaaaaaaaaaaagcgaagTGAAGAGTGAAGTGATAATCGGTTAAAAGGGAGGAAGCAGAGTCAAATGTGATGCAACGAGCGAGAGGCACAGAAAACTTCGGCTttctgtctctctttctctctctccccccttctTTCGTCCTTTCCGCcgacaatctctctctctctctctctctctctctctgcttttgGATTACAGCACAGAAGAAACAGGAATAGAAAAAGATACATTTTTAATCTTTAGGCAATGAATAATAACAAGGGTCAAGATTCCGTTGCGTTGCGGCGCCGAAACATCTCTCGTCTTTAATCCACAACCATAAAACCCACCTATACTATACATATCCATATTATTTAATGAATGAATTTTCATTGTATTTAATCATTTTAAGGGTATGTTtgttttaaaactaaatatgtaatatttattttcttcttggtGCTTTGcttgaatttcttttttatgtcCAAAACTAAAAGTTTTGAGCCTTCGGCAATAAATCATACCTTTACATGCAAAACgctatcaaaaattaaaattatttaaaatattttttgaccaACTGCATAAATAATGTTTTGTAGGAGTAGGATTTAAAAGTggcttttattttctttttatatatttcctcaaatataagaaaataagattaaaagttTTTATATCAAATATTGTGATATGATGtaacaaaatttctaaaatgtcCTTCTAGAGAATACAATTTAAGAGCATCTTCAATAGAGAGTGGCATATGGGGTGCCATTTCCATAACCACCAAAATGGCACCTTAGATTAAAAATTAACCACTCTAATGGGGGTGGGATATGGGATTGTAAAATGGCAACAACTCTCTTGAGatgtcatttttgtaatttttgaagataaaaaatgGAAGAGATGTAAACTCCAACCGCCATTTCTAATtggtctattttaatttttattatagaatattaattatttgaatttaaaatattaatgataccACTATTTTGGCACTTGCTATTGGAgcagatttattttttagaagtgCTATAACACTATTCAAAgttataaataagtaatttaacACTCCAAAATAACACTCCTCCTTGGAGATGCTCTATAGGTAATTTACTTatatatcataaaattttagaatgtagggatattatacaaaataaaaatgaaaacgggtaaatgttatttttaaaaaaaataagaaatagaaatataagGAAAATGTGTAAACtaagaaaatataagaaattttttataaatttaatttttaatataaaaaattataaaaagttgtcatttaatttaaaaataaacataaattccaagtgcattcaaacaaattttagaaaaaaataaaaattttgagtaagagatttttttttttttatctctattcGTGAatcgatatttttttaatattacaaaacagTTAcgaaaaatttttgaaattgtaaaAGTGACCCAAAAATGTATTAACTCCTGAATTCTAGAAGATATTTCAAACCCTAACCACCTCAATACCAATTCTAAATATCTTGCCTCCttcaatctatatatatatatatatatataaccctcAAATTCCTCCCCCTCCTCTCTGATTTTGATTAAATCCTTGAGAATTAGAGGCCAAATCAAGAAATCTAACTTTACCTCACTTTCTTACAAGTGCAATTCCCAAAAAGTCAATCCCGAAATACAAATTTCGAAGCAACACATGCTAATCGATCTTACTTTCTATTGTCATAATGTTAATGCAACACCAAGACGAGGGAGAGGGGGTGGCTTTTCTCCACTTTGCTTTAAAACCATGAGAGAGGGGAGGATTGGTAAGAGTTGTGCTGCTCGTGTATTGTGGCCGGTTTGAAGAGTTCTTAACCTAAAGGTTAAGCGAAGACGAGCGAGTTATTCTTGGCTAACGGCTAACGGCTAACAGAAATCTTAAACAGTGTCAATAGTTGGTAACTGATctacaaaataataatgttCTGGATTTAATTAGCCTGTCAATACATTAGATATAAATCCGGCGGCCCTTTGAGATTCATGCTCGGGGTTGCTTAACAgcctatgaaaaatattaagcaATAGAAACCACATTGACATCGTGTATTGATGGCATCCTTTCCTGGCTTAAACTCAAAAGCTCCAAAGCCAGTTAACAAGCATTCAGATTCAGTACACAATCAACCATAGATGGATGATCTCAACTGTTAATTTTCGATTTCCAGAAGAGACAAAGACGATGAAAGATTGTAGAAGCTCCAGGTGAACGAGATAACCAAAGACGAGGGTGCATCAGCAGTAATTCGACAACATAAGCCTCGAGAAAATTGCAGATCTAAATACAGTACCGAGGAATACAGAAGACCGCTAGCTAGCTCCTCCCTCTACAGGATTGCAACATCCAAGTAATCTCCAATCTGCATATACATACCATATGCAGGTAGGtcattattttgatgatcatgtGATTCAAGACATTTTTAGAGATGTTAGAGCAGGCTACATCGCGTGTATTTTGTATACCTGGAAGCTGAGTTCAGCCAACGCCTTGCCACCACTGTCAGGTCGTCTACCATTTGGGTAAGAATAGGTTCTTCCCACCTTCATCACGAAACATAATGGTCAACCACCATAAGTTTCATTATGATGTGTGCTATTTTCATTTACAGGAAGCACAAGGATAATCGGAAGAAAAAGTGCTAATCTATAACAATCAAAACGTGAATCTTCACATGGATAACAAACCACAAGGAACTAAGTTGGTCATTTTGGAGATTCTAGATGAGATACCACCAACTTTTAGCAgcactaattttaaatatttgcaaCTGGAGGCAAGATGAAATAATGAAGGCCAGCCACCTGATTAACGATGAACAAGCGCCTAATGCCAGAACATGGAATTTCATTTAAACAGAATGATTTTGTGATCTATGCCTAAACAGGATACTTTTATACCGAGGCAAATAATTTTTTACCAGCATCAAGAGACTAAGCTTGGATCGGAACACTGCACATGACAAGACAGGAAAGGGCACCATGGGATTCTCTTGGATAACTTCTGTTATACAATAATGTGGTCAAGGTGTACACGGGGTTTGAAGTAGAGGAAAATggttttttgaaagaaaatttttaaccctgaatttcatcattaataAATAGGCTTAATCCAGGAGATTCAGCTGAGGACGTTACAGGTTATGCAAATCAACCAAGACATGTCTATGCTCCTATTTATCTGCATATGCAGCTGCCCGTTTACCATACAACTCCTGATATCAACTGGGCTGGTGGAGCCTTTTCATCATAGATCTAATCAGGTTTGCCAAATTTAAGGTTACCAAcagaggatgaagatgaagtTAGTGGCTTCGGAATTATTGGATCCAAATTTGAAATTGGCTATTGAATGGAAGTATTCCAAAGGAAACAGGGTGCCATTGCTTGGAACCAGTTTAGACATAATTCaaaaaagaacagaaagagAAAGTAAAAAGCACACTTTTCACCCTAAgatcattcttttcttttcctttcctttcaaTCTTATCTATTTTCAGCACAGTGATGGGGGTTAACTGTGCCAGAGAATAATATTGCTTATTGTTTGAAAAATGATGTTCAACAGGTCAACCCTTCTGCAAACAGAGCAAACTCTTTTGCTTCTTCCCCTTTTAGAAGGAAataagcagagagagagagagagagagacctctTTAACCACAAAACGGCCATGTTTATCAGGATATACAAAAGCAAAGGACAGCACAGCATCCCTTCTTCTTGCTTCTGGTGCTACCTCTTTAACCTGGAAAGTGGAAAAGACGGGCAATCAAAAAGAGTACTGGGAGACAGAAGATATGGGGCTACAAATACTTCCAGTGCCTAGAGAGATATAGAATAatggtatatatgtatatctatatccataatacattgaaaaaaaaaaaaaaaaagaccaaaagaAGTACTAGAACAAATCACAGTGAGGACCATTACAATACGTCTATGGTCAGCTGGTTTTGTATTTTACTTGTTCTTACTTTAGAGTTTAGATGAGCAAAGCCAAGCAGGACTGAAAAGTGATTTAACACCTCATCTTGTGATGTTGGTCATACAAAAACAAACACCTAACTTGGCATGGGAAgccattttatttgatttatttctccTCTGCAAATCAGAATCAAAATGTAAGGGCCCAATTGGttgcacttttatttttagttttcaacaTTCTCctcaattttgaaaacaaaaacagaatgGAATTTGGTTGCCTGTTTTTGTTTtaaacattcaaaaattttgaaaactttttaaatgtttccatttccattccattttaattttcctaaacCCGTTCTTCAatcatttatttcttcatttcGTTTCTTCTTAGAGGGCAAACCTTAGTAACAATGATAAAGTTGCTCCTTTATGACTAGGAAGGCCGTGGGCTTGAGATGTGGAACAATCTTTTTGCAAAGCAAGAGGAAGTCTACCTACAAAAAGAAATCCTCCCCCAACCCTCAAAAGCAGAGAGCCTTGTGCACCACTAAAACCCttttttcatctcttcttccttctcaatCCCTTCCTCTCCTTCCCATGACTCTCCGATGAACTCTTCACTTCTTCTCTCCTCATTGTTTCTCTCAGCTCATCTTTTCctatttcttatcttttttttttaaccaaatttcCTGCTGACATCTGCAAGTCTCCTCGATTCCTAGGGTCCAGATCTAGGAGCCTGGCAACTCCCAACTCCCAATGGTGCTGGAGAGCAGGATGagcaagaaggaagaagaaaaaagtaaaaaccaAAAAGCTAAACTGAAAACCAGATAATTATTAAACATGTCAAGGTCAATCTTTTAATTGAAACAGAAACTAGACATTATATAAAAAGGCTGTCCCAATGCATGAGGCTTTGGGGGCAGGTTTTATTTGCATGCAGTGTACCCCTTGCCTTTTTACAAAGAGGaggttttcaaaaaagaaaaaagaaaagagaaggaaagaaaaccaaaactaaaagtACTGCTAAATGGCACCAAATGAATGACTTGCCAAATTCTGGGCAAGGTACACAATCAAACCTCTTCAGGTAATTTTTTTGCTGGATTTCCCAAATAGGATccagtatatatgtataagtaagAATTTGCAAGAAAGCCAAGCTCTAAAAAAGGTAGAACCAATAAAGAAGCTGTATAAAAAATTTTGACCCAGAGATTGAGCTCATTAGTTGTATTGAGAGAAAAGgtaaaattgaagagaatttCCTTCATAAGAAATGGAAACCATGTACCAAACAGAACTCCAACCACTGCACCATTTAAAAAGGAATCTTAAAAAGTGTGTTGGTTCCGGGCTCCAAATACACTAGATAATCATATTGGTGCCACCCCAATAGTCCCAGAAATGCAAAAGATTCTTAGCtgataatcaaataatccaataGCAGCAGGTACAGATAAGAGATGGTAATAACCATATTACCAAGTTTTCTTCATTATCCAAACATTTCTTCAGAAGTTCAACTGTATCTTTGTATGGTGAAGAGAAACATGACTGCCAAACTCACCTCCATGCACTAacaaaatcacacacacacacacacaaaaaaaaaaaatacacatgcatatgtgtgtgtgtgtgtgtgtgactaTGCTCTTTCGACTTACTTACCTATACACATATGTCAATTGAGCAAAAGAAGATATACTGAGTTCAATCAATTTCAGTCAAAGAAATATTCCCATGAAAATCCATTAAGTTAATGGTGTCTGGTGCCATAGAACCCCAAAATCTTTTCTGTTAACACACACCCATGCTATGCAGatgtattttaatttagcaTAAAAAAGGAACAATCAAAGAGGAGTACAGTGAATGGTTTCAACATACCAGATCAGTTAATTCACGGAGAGTAGCATCTTTCCATGTATAAATTTGGACCTCATCTTTAGGCTCCTTGCCCCTTACTGCAAAGTCTGTATCAGTATGATGACCTCCAATCTGGAAGGCACACAATGACAAAGATTATTAGTATTTGCATTTGTACAATTCAAATATTAGTTTAATAGAAGCAATTATCAAATTCCTTTCAATTATTAGTTTTTGCATTCTTTACTTTATGATGGTACTCCAAATACCATGAAACAGATATAGGATGGCCTCCTTGATGCTTTC
This window of the Diospyros lotus cultivar Yz01 chromosome 5, ASM1463336v1, whole genome shotgun sequence genome carries:
- the LOC127802834 gene encoding polygalacturonate 4-alpha-galacturonosyltransferase-like, with translation MPIRKGLSGMARNRGGGRSRSFVAILVFFSLLALLAFLVGRGLNTSTSIGQNDIFPGSHEVDLGWRQRLALQHVKSLFSKEVIDVITDSTNDLGPLSLDVFRMRNLSASWKVIGVEPVLKNNASAVQGSPIPANNKQETSRRKQDDSSGAFSQFDDIPAKLVRRELREKRREKRAADLLKQDDEVNLKLETVAIERSKSVESAVLGKYNIWRKENENENADSRVRLMRDQMIMARVYISLANMTKKHELSQELQSRLKESHRALGEATVDSDLPRSVPEKIRTMGQVLSKAREQLYDCKLVTGKLRAMLQSADEQVRSLKKQSTFLSQLGAKTIPKGIHCLSMHLTIDYHLLPIEKRKFPKSENLENPTLYHYALFSDNVLAASVVVNSTIMNAKEPEKHVFHLVTDKLNFGAMNMWFLLNPPGKATIHVENVDEFKWLNSSYCPVLRQLESAAMKDYYFKADHPTTLSAGASNLKYRNPKYLSMLNHLRFYLPQVYPKLDKILFLDDDIVVQKDLTGLWSVDLHGKVNGAVETCGQSFHRFDKYLNFSNPHIARNFDPNACGWAYGMNIFDLKEWKKKDITGIYHKWQNMNEYRVLWKLGTLPPGLITFYGLTQPLEKSWHVLGLGYNPSVDRSEIEKAAVIHYNGNMKPWLELAMRKYRAYWTKYIKFDHPYLRRCKFSE
- the LOC127802582 gene encoding histone deacetylase complex subunit SAP18 — its product is MAGVEAPRRQGRLLPPARGGPPGPPALQAKVAPRFEPVDREKTCPLLLRVFTKIGGHHTDTDFAVRGKEPKDEVQIYTWKDATLRELTDLVKEVAPEARRRDAVLSFAFVYPDKHGRFVVKEVGRTYSYPNGRRPDSGGKALAELSFQIGDYLDVAIL